A genomic stretch from Cellulomonas sp. KRMCY2 includes:
- a CDS encoding tyrosine-type recombinase/integrase yields the protein MRADRSVRGVVAGSAVSVLAAGVSFLAPEEAVLDAMLAGWAAQQTSRLLAATTIEQRVLLVRRLVTFTNAYPWTWTPSDVEEWTTALVGRGLAHSTLRNYQMAVQLFCGYVTDRRYGWDEVCEQRFGTHPVQVFHEWNTAVHRDQSEARPGNRPLSRQELQQFFDYCDERVVAVGRSGRKGWLAAFRDAALFKTVYAFGLRRREVAMLDLADLSPNAHAEQFGRYGAVSVRYGKAMKGGTPRRRTVLTTMGWAAETLAEWVEEIRPGYASASTTLWPTERGAAISTDHINARFAAYRDQCGLPAELGPHCLRHSYITHLIEDGFDHLFVQQQVGHSWGSTTAGYTSVGSDYKNQALRRALSRAFTDPATP from the coding sequence ATGCGAGCTGATCGATCGGTTCGGGGGGTGGTGGCTGGCTCGGCCGTGTCCGTGCTGGCCGCGGGCGTGTCGTTCCTCGCCCCGGAGGAGGCGGTCTTGGACGCGATGCTGGCGGGCTGGGCCGCGCAGCAGACCTCGCGGCTCCTGGCGGCCACGACGATCGAGCAGCGGGTGCTCCTGGTGCGTCGGCTGGTCACGTTCACCAACGCCTACCCGTGGACGTGGACCCCGAGTGATGTCGAGGAGTGGACGACGGCGTTGGTCGGTCGGGGCCTGGCGCACTCGACGCTGCGCAACTATCAGATGGCGGTGCAGCTGTTCTGCGGGTACGTGACCGATCGCCGCTACGGCTGGGACGAAGTGTGCGAGCAGCGGTTCGGCACCCACCCCGTGCAGGTCTTCCACGAGTGGAACACCGCCGTGCATCGCGACCAGAGCGAGGCCCGGCCCGGGAACCGTCCACTCAGCCGCCAGGAGCTGCAGCAGTTCTTCGACTACTGCGACGAGCGGGTGGTGGCGGTGGGCAGGTCCGGGCGCAAGGGCTGGCTGGCGGCGTTCCGTGACGCGGCGTTGTTCAAGACCGTGTACGCCTTCGGGCTGCGCCGCCGGGAGGTGGCGATGCTGGACCTGGCCGACCTGTCGCCCAACGCGCACGCCGAGCAGTTCGGCCGGTACGGCGCGGTCTCGGTGCGCTACGGCAAGGCGATGAAGGGCGGCACGCCGCGCCGGCGCACCGTACTGACCACGATGGGCTGGGCCGCCGAGACCCTCGCGGAGTGGGTCGAGGAGATCCGCCCGGGTTACGCCTCGGCGTCGACGACGTTGTGGCCGACCGAGCGGGGCGCGGCCATCTCGACTGACCACATCAACGCCCGGTTCGCCGCCTACCGCGACCAGTGCGGTCTGCCGGCCGAGCTGGGGCCGCACTGCCTGCGCCACTCGTACATCACGCACCTGATCGAGGACGGGTTCGACCACCTGTTCGTCCAGCAGCAGGTCGGCCACTCCTGGGGATCGACCACCGCCGGGTACACGTCGGTCGGCTCGGACTACAAGAACCAGGCGCTGCGTCGGGCCCTGAGCAGGGCGTTCACCGATCCGGCTACGCCGTGA
- a CDS encoding helix-turn-helix transcriptional regulator, translating into MAPARKLGYAWHLRLRMAEQNMFATTDLVPLLAERGVVLSAAQVYRLVTQTPERLSLRTLMALCDILACSPNDLIEPVAATRRSRATGTSGPAATGAADGGRGRVPRRAEIHRDR; encoded by the coding sequence ATGGCACCCGCTCGCAAGCTGGGATACGCCTGGCACCTGAGACTGCGGATGGCCGAACAGAACATGTTCGCCACCACCGACCTGGTCCCGCTGCTGGCCGAGCGCGGCGTGGTCCTGTCGGCCGCGCAGGTCTACCGCCTGGTCACCCAGACCCCAGAACGCCTGAGCCTGCGCACATTGATGGCGCTGTGCGACATCCTGGCGTGCAGCCCCAACGACCTGATCGAACCGGTCGCTGCGACCCGCCGGTCCCGGGCGACCGGCACCAGCGGACCAGCAGCGACCGGGGCCGCGGACGGTGGGCGGGGACGGGTTCCGCGGCGAGCCGAGATCCACCGCGACCGGTGA
- a CDS encoding bifunctional diguanylate cyclase/phosphodiesterase: MGLLLVAAVVGSLALHGDARTLVVDGLGILVVWVSAAVCWLAVWRVGFRRWDVLLAAAAVVAQAAGLTYLGVVVAGGGSVPLPSPADAVFLLFYPLMLAALLVAMRRHVRGLASSLWLDCAVGSLGAASVLAVVLSPVLDSALAGSSSLATAVAVAYPMFDLLLVAAVAGIVALGGVRVGSRWVLLAAGLMAFAAADVVYALRVTSDLYVVGSPLDAGWALGLALMAMWVDAVAQDDGLATRETGSTTGATALSTLAVVLAGVTLVLAAARTQLAFRQLARMADLRHRAATTDELTGLPNRRALYAEAQARLVEPQRWRLALLMLDLDRFKEVNDSLGHHAGDLLLIQVGARLSEHLRAGDVLTRLGGDEFAVLLEDVGRDEAAAVAVKLRAALAEPFALEGIALHSSVSVGIALSPDDGPDLSSLLRKADIAMYRAKTSGDGHHVYSIADDAHDGTRLRTVGELRTALAEDQLVVHYQPKIDLLTGEVRGVEALVRWDHPTRGLLYPDAFLDLVQEAGLMRAMTTVVLDLALDQIAAWQAQGQQLTVAVNISASSLVDADLPEQVAGMLAARGLEPRSLQLEITEEFLMADRDRARAILTRLRHSGVQISVDDFGTGYSSLSYLRDLPIDELKLDRSFIFPMADDARAAALVASTIDLAHSLGLRMVAEGVETDVAYTELTRLGCDQAQGYFMSRPVPAAELDHWLSARRATAKLIDLPNRGPLRPSGRH, translated from the coding sequence ATGGGACTGCTCCTGGTCGCCGCCGTCGTCGGCAGTCTGGCTCTGCACGGCGACGCGCGGACCCTGGTCGTGGACGGGTTGGGGATCCTGGTGGTGTGGGTGTCCGCGGCGGTGTGCTGGCTGGCGGTCTGGCGAGTCGGGTTCCGGCGCTGGGATGTCCTGCTCGCTGCGGCCGCGGTCGTTGCGCAGGCCGCCGGACTCACCTACCTCGGCGTGGTGGTGGCCGGCGGTGGGTCAGTGCCGCTTCCCTCGCCCGCGGACGCGGTGTTCTTGTTGTTCTACCCGCTGATGCTGGCCGCGCTGCTCGTGGCGATGCGCCGTCACGTGCGGGGGCTGGCTTCGTCTCTGTGGTTGGACTGTGCGGTGGGATCACTTGGCGCGGCTTCGGTGCTGGCGGTCGTGCTCAGCCCGGTGCTGGACTCTGCCCTGGCCGGTTCGTCGTCGTTGGCCACCGCGGTGGCGGTCGCCTACCCGATGTTCGACCTGCTGCTCGTGGCCGCTGTCGCCGGGATCGTCGCCTTGGGGGGCGTGCGGGTGGGCAGCCGGTGGGTCCTGCTGGCCGCGGGCCTGATGGCCTTCGCCGCGGCGGACGTGGTCTACGCGCTTCGGGTGACCAGTGACCTCTACGTGGTCGGTTCACCGTTGGACGCCGGATGGGCGCTCGGGCTCGCCCTGATGGCGATGTGGGTCGACGCCGTCGCGCAAGACGACGGCCTGGCGACGCGGGAGACGGGTTCGACGACCGGTGCGACGGCCCTGTCGACCCTGGCGGTGGTCCTGGCGGGTGTGACGCTGGTGTTGGCCGCGGCGCGCACCCAGTTGGCGTTCCGCCAGCTCGCGCGGATGGCGGATCTGCGTCACCGGGCCGCCACCACCGACGAGTTGACGGGGCTGCCGAACCGGCGGGCCCTATATGCCGAAGCACAAGCGCGGCTGGTGGAACCGCAGCGGTGGCGCTTAGCGCTGCTGATGCTGGACCTGGACAGGTTCAAGGAGGTCAATGACAGCCTGGGCCATCACGCCGGGGACCTGCTGCTGATCCAGGTGGGCGCCCGCCTGAGCGAGCACCTGCGTGCCGGCGACGTGCTCACACGATTGGGCGGCGACGAGTTCGCGGTGCTGCTCGAGGACGTCGGCCGCGACGAGGCCGCGGCTGTCGCCGTCAAGCTGCGCGCCGCGCTGGCCGAGCCGTTCGCCTTGGAGGGCATCGCGCTGCACAGCAGCGTCAGCGTCGGGATCGCACTGTCCCCCGACGACGGCCCCGACCTGAGCTCCTTGCTGCGCAAGGCCGACATCGCGATGTACCGGGCCAAGACATCCGGCGACGGCCATCACGTCTACAGCATTGCCGACGACGCCCACGACGGCACCCGGCTGCGGACGGTGGGGGAGCTGCGGACCGCCTTGGCCGAGGATCAGCTCGTCGTGCACTACCAGCCGAAGATCGACTTGCTCACCGGTGAGGTCCGCGGTGTCGAGGCGCTGGTGCGCTGGGACCACCCCACGCGGGGTCTGCTCTACCCCGACGCCTTCCTGGACCTGGTCCAGGAGGCTGGGCTGATGCGCGCCATGACCACGGTGGTCCTCGACCTGGCCCTGGACCAGATCGCGGCCTGGCAGGCGCAGGGCCAACAACTGACGGTCGCGGTGAACATCTCGGCCAGCTCGTTGGTCGACGCCGACCTGCCCGAGCAGGTCGCCGGGATGCTCGCTGCCCGAGGTCTTGAGCCCCGCTCCCTCCAGCTGGAGATCACCGAGGAGTTCCTGATGGCCGACCGCGATCGGGCCCGGGCCATCCTGACTCGGCTGCGGCACAGCGGGGTCCAGATCTCCGTCGACGACTTCGGCACCGGGTACAGCTCGCTGTCCTACCTGCGCGACCTGCCCATCGACGAGCTCAAGCTCGACCGCTCCTTCATCTTCCCCATGGCCGACGACGCCCGCGCCGCCGCCCTGGTCGCCTCCACCATCGACCTGGCCCACAGCCTCGGCCTACGCATGGTCGCCGAAGGCGTCGAGACCGACGTCGCCTACACCGAGCTGACCCGCCTGGGCTGCGACCAGGCGCAGGGCTACTTCATGTCCAGACCCGTCCCCGCCGCCGAGCTCGACCACTGGCTCAGCGC